From a single Osmerus eperlanus chromosome 8, fOsmEpe2.1, whole genome shotgun sequence genomic region:
- the tdrd6 gene encoding tudor domain-containing 6 isoform X2, whose product MCSIPELPTPGSNVSVLIKRVNLNPLCVLVEFWCNFDQERKIAHQCLRKDIQCPREAFRELEGNPGDQCLVSVFETWYRARIVSKNGSNYNVFLIDEGRSLSATTGMLAWGHSEFFRLPPEVEFCVLSNVLPLSTENRWSPVALEFLKSLCGQQATASIQDVLVPHRTFLLDIPSISRQMYEMGFAKKLPTERFRLFVSRSLQAHSGAATSNKPQQMSMKNDPLDRHELMEKQQQYMYPELQTETVETVIITEVTNPLRLFCQLKVFSQELRKLTEQITQYYEGRVQTGLSRPQTLGSPCASRGSDGKWYRSVLQQLFPANSVVEVLQVDNGKKQFVQMENIRFLAAEFFRMPVVTYVCSLHGIIDKGVGWTVPQIDYLKTLLLNRTVIAKFEYQSLSEGVHYVTLYGDENMCINTMFGSKEKCILECDGSHGDYAVCSKLAPKPKHLGGMETRVSPPSGDATETRVKFTAEDLQLQSSHVAVVQHVSNPSEFWIQTQRYAVEFDQLMNDLSDMYSNPEGADMIKHPTVGLYCAAKSEDDAFYRATVSGITGHQCEVFFVDYGNTEIVECGNLRVLPDCLKELPPLALKCSLAGIRPKDQKWSQDASDFFTTVVVDKIVDIHITAKWDGGYVVNLTNSSSDGESDLSKLMCTAGYAVQDEKTTSKVVSGPTALPTALNPGDIPYDAYKTSFTALSTEDSTGKESRTAFKEHLFPIGSSFEVNVSFIESPNDFWCQLTKNMGHLKLLMQDIQNFYTDSQFLPPVETACVARHPGNGMWYRALVIQKHATPHVDVLFIDYGQTKTVSIQDLRNINPSFLKLRGQAFRCSLYNLIHPTSHNTVEWTEDAIAQFQDFVDTAADNHVALKCTIYAVMFDAQKVVFNVVDLETPFVSVCSLMVQKGLANRAPSKKAPPSPFRLDTYYYSTHGIKTGTEELVTVTSVKSVNHFYCQLKRNATIIEGLAESVNTMCHQLESSNCPQTFGTVCFAKYTDGQWYRGQIKATQPTVLVHFVDYGDTIKVDKSNLLPIPIEASEIMSVPVQAVECGLSDIQGEVSDEVNSWFETHMTDCTCRALVVAKEPSGKLLVELYDGKTQVNAKTKEKLRIKEHRIENQGHNEKVTNQCCAPKAAGPAEEIPKKRRIPYQAPYTTPHQRQTTVRNGNVRNGAELREVGVIEMKTVPQIETKRFPTPKSPLSPAQQTNYVAPKAKVQTLPKLSDLPSKCIEAGLETDVFISHCNSPWSFFVQLTKEEDDIFSFVEKLNEEQQMTETVDVRDLHQGDLVKAVFPDDSSWYRAVVQEVSRSGTASVEFIDFGNTATTLVSKMCRLDTCSIECPRFSIHCLLSGTPAQDEKDELNQEILSKFKEEIGAGGDKELKCKFVKQSGSVWEVSLWDSGRQVTCGIPLKHPGTLSDATPESSMGPSQVKENPPKSCSVQELAPEKFPLNNNESVCFCKADIAVGQTMEAYVSTIIGPQSFWCQSANSDELDKITKMVSEAGSEVQCKPVEIDTLSTGSPCIAIFTDDEQLYRAEVRSIEGDYLSILFIDYGNESRVNIKDVRALPPLLLNIPPQAFLCQLEGFDASQGTWDDKAADQLSELITDKPLHLTFLTVSSDEAGRTTCFVHVELEGQVVNEVMKAYWKSYTVDEPDSTGESTPCANPSLPCESVQIGEQTAVMDPCPQEPSKTTTKQTFDTLVPSTVQEELDDGFHEGHKDCPTIFPGTSQKHADEDPYLKSTLENTDFDIGQKDETESTTDLLDKDREPTEKEEFEVLQTVEERTDLPAALSNMVEDDTKTVTVIEICKEQLNEAEQTDCLSDSCVSSGDKLTLALVANQNVLKEDCVDQDRLQVLLLDQASSVVDSESARLLEEVPKETTLPHGDQSQDNMYTDVFKLHVENTLESPEPSHTAPEDLKSKDKDSCVTSEELKNLRKELESIDLNEESISDTVLETGWVNCLSEFGRLQRAGENIAVGSNYVIWSIARKTWCKVKVLKVFEDSVKVLLVEHDSEMVVDPQNILCTSSESEQSEPDESEHQFDTASSNEGSQYYLDEDTDDSDNTISGDDPNNTTSEKLAVLDEVVGPDQAVEKHNNSDSSQVRDIFDLSPSAPLEDCCEERVESSDATTADALSCIPAQDKLRVDVKEVQLSSEPNTENPMRRVTKQHEVDFSISAYDTPVSETEAAVSETKAAVSADVENESRVIIQEDKDVLVSEASCPEQCRYEFEEGTEAEVVASAVSQDGDIVVADYVKASNLDAFEHQMNSVTHLTLKVEDCSDEDSVIFVSETLPANQQLRD is encoded by the exons ATGTGTTCAATTCCTGAACTCCCAACACCTGGTTCAAATGTATCAGTTCTCATCAAGAGAGTGAATTTGaatcctctctgtgttctcgTAGAGTTTTGGTGTAACTTTGATCAAGAGAGGAAAATCGCCCATCAATGTTTACGAAAAGACATTCAGTGTCCCAGAGAAGCCTTTCGGGAGCTGGAGGGAAATCCAGGGGACCAGTGCTTGGTCAGTGTATTTGAAACATGGTACCGGGCACGCATAGTATCCAAAAATGGCTCCAACTACAATGTGTTTCTCATTGATGAGGGCAGAAGCTTAAGTGCCACCACTGGCATGTTGGCATGGGGTCACAGTGAGTTCTTTCGTCTACCACCAGAGGTCGAATTCTGTGTTCTCTCCAACGTGTTACCGCTGTCTACAGAAAACAGGTGGTCTCCAGTGGCATTGGAGTTCCTGAAATCTCTCTGTGGACAACAAGCCACTGCTTCTATCCAAGATGTCCTGGTGCCCCACAGAACCTTCCTCCTGGATATCCCCAGCATATCCAGGCAGATGTACGAAATGGGATTCGCCAAGAAGCTTCCAACTGAAAGATTCAGGCTTTTTGTTTCAAGGTCATTGCAGGCACACAGTGGAGCAGCTACGTCAAACAAACCTCAGCAGATGTCAATGAAAAATGATCCGCTGGACCGACACGAACTGATGGAAAAGCAACAACAGTACATGTATCCTGAGCTTCAAACGGAAACCGTGGAGACCGTTATCATCACCGAAGTCACAAACCCCCTGCGTCTTTTCTGTCAGCTTAAGGTCTTCTCGCAAGAGCTGAGGAAGCTAACAGAGCAGATCACCCAGTACTACGAGGGCCGAGTTCAAACAGGCCTCAGCAGACCTCAAACCCTTGGCTCCCCATGTGCCTCACGAGGAAGTGACGGGAAGTGGTACAGGTCGGTTCTACAGCAGCTCTTCCCAGCCAACAGTGTAGTGGAGGTACTGCAGGTGGATAACGGGAAGAAACAGTTTGTTCAAATGGAAAACATTCGATTCCTGGCTGCAGAGTTTTTCAGGATGCCTGTTGTGACATACGTCTGTTCCCTCCATGGCATTATTGACAAAGGAGTCGGATGGACAGTCCCTCAGATCGATTATCTTAAAACCCTTCTCCTGAACAGGACTGTGATTGCCAAATTTGAGTACCAGAGTCTCTCTGAGGGCGTGCACTATGTGACACTCTACGGAGATGAAAACAtgtgcatcaacacaatgtttggCTCTAAGGAGAAATGTATTCTTGAGTGTGACGGATCTCATGGAGATTATGCTGTGTGTAGCAAACTTGCACCAAAACCTAAACACCTCGGTGGAATGGAAACTCGAGTAAGTCCTCCCAGTGGCGATGCCACTGAAACACGGGTGAAGTTCACAGCAGAAGATCTCCAGCTCCAGTCCTCCCATGTGGCAGTGGTGCAGCATGTGAGCAACCCATCAGAGTTCTGGATTCAAACACAGAGGTATGCTGTCGAGTTTGATCAGCTGATGAATGACTTGTCTGACATGTACAGCAACCCAGAGGGTGCAGACATGATCAAACATCCAACAGTCGGTCTTTATTGTGCCGCCAAGTCTGAAGATGATGCTTTTTACAGAGCAACTGTGTCTGGCATCACTGGCCACCAGTGTGAGGTATTTTTTGTTGACTATGGAAACACAGAGATTGTTGAGTGTGGCAATCTCCGGGTGCTTCCGGACTGTTTGAAAGAGTTACCTCCGCTCGCCTTGAAATGTAGCCTAGCAGGCATCAGACCAAAAGATCAAAAATGGAGTCAAGATGCCTCTGACTTTTTCACAACAGTAGTGGTAGACAAGATTGTTGACATCCATATAACTGCCAAATGGGATGGCGGTTATGTTGTTAATCTTACAAATTCATcaagtgatggagagagcgatCTCAGCAAGCTGATGTGCACAGCTGGATATGCAGTACAGGATGAGAAAACAACATCAAAAGTTGTCAGTGGGCCTACCGCTCTCCCCACGGCACTGAACCCAGGAGACATTCCATATGATGCATACAAGACAAGTTTCACAGCTTTATCCACTGAGGATTCAACTGGAAAAGAAAGCAGAACTGCCTTCAAGGAGCATTTATTCCCAATAGGAAGCTCATTTGAAGTCAACGTGTCCTTCATTGAAAGTCCAAATGACTTTTGGTGTCAACTGACAAAGAATATGGGCCACCTTAAACTGCTCATGCAAGACATCCAAAACTTCTACACAGACAGCCAGTTTCTGCCCCCTGTGGAGACGGCTTGTGTCGCCCGTCACCCAGGCAATGGAATGTGGTACAGGGCCTTGGTCATCCAAAAGCATGCTACACCTCATGTCGATGTACTGTTTATAGACTATGGTCAAACTAAGACTGTCTCCATTCAAGACTTGAGAAATATAAACCCTTCCTTCCTGAAACTCCGAGGTCAAGCTTTCCGATGCAGCCTGTACAACCTCATTCACCCCACTTCCCATAATACTGTCGAATGGACCGAAGATGCCATCGCCCAGTTTCAGGACTTTGTTGATACTGCAGCAGACAACCACGTGGCACTGAAGTGCACCATCTATGCAGTCATGTTTGATGCCCAAAAAGTGGTCTTTAACGTGGTGGATCTGGAAACACCCTTTGTGAGTGTCTGCAGCCTAATGGTTCAGAAAGGACTTGCCAACCGTGCTCCGTCTAAGAAAGCACCTCCTTCCCCTTTCAGGTTGGACACGTACTACTACTCCACCCACGGCATCAAAACAGGAACGGAGGAGTTGGTGACAGTGACTAGTGTGAAAAGTGTTAATCACTTCTACTGCCAGCTAAAAAGGAATGCCACAATCATCGAAGGACTGGCGGAGAGTGTCAATACCATGTGTCATCAGCTGGAGAGTTCAAACTGCCCCCAAACATTCGGAACAGTTTGCTTTGCCAAGTATACAGATGGACAATGGTACAGAGGACAGATCAAGGCTACACAGCCCACTGTCCTTGTTCACTTTGTGGATTACGGAGACACCATTAAAGTGGACAAATCGAACTTGCTTCCGATCCCTATTGAAGCTAGTGAGATCATGTCCGTCCCTGTGCAAGCTGTGGAATGTGGGCTGTCGGATATCCAAGGTGAGGTTTCCGATGAGGTCAACAGCTGGTTTGAAACTCACATGACAGACTGTACATGCAGGGCTCTTGTGGTGGCAAAAGAGCCAAGTGGAAAACTGCTTGTTGAGCTTTATGATGGGAAAACACAAGTTAATGCCAAGACTAAGGAGAAACTTCGCATCAAAGAGCACAGGATTGAAAACCAGGGACACAATGAAAAGGTCACCAACCAGTGTTGTGCTCCTAAAGCAGCTGGACCAGCAGAAGAAATCCCTAAAAAGAGAAGGATTCCCTATCAAGCACCCTACACAACACCACATCAGAGGCAGACGACTGTCAGGAATGGGAATGTCCGAAATGGTGCAGAGCTAAGAGAAGTCGGTGTCATTGAGATGAAAACCGTTCCCCAGATCGAGACAAAGCGTTTCCCAACTCCCAAGTCACCTCTCAGCCCAGCTCAACAGACTAACTATGTAGCGCCAAAAGCCAAAGTGCAAACTCTACCAAAGTTATCAGACTTGCCCTCAAAATGCATCGAGGCTGGTTTGGAGACAGATGTCTTTATTTCGCACTGCAACAGCCCGTGGAGCTTCTTTGTACAGTTGACCAAGGAGGAAGATGACATATTTTCCTTTGTAGAAAAACTCAATGAAGAACAACAGATGACTGAGACTGTAGATGTCAGAGACTTGCATCAAGGTGACTTGGTCAAAGCAGTGTTTCCAGATGATTCCTCATGGTACCGTGCGGTGGTACAGGAGGTATCAAGGAGTGGGACAGCTTCTGTGGAGTTCATAGACTTCGGGAACACAGCCACTACTTTAGTCTCCAAGATGTGTAGACTAGACACATGTTCCATAGAATGTCCCAGGTTTAGCATTCACTGCCTGCTAAGTGGAACACCAGCTCAGGATGAAAAAGATGAACTGAACCAAGAAATCTTGTCCAAATTCAAAGAAGAAATTGGAGCAGGCGGTGataaagagctgaaatgcaaGTTTGTGAAACAGTCTGGATCTGTGTGGGAAGTCAGCCTTTGGGACAGTGGCAGACAGGTCACATGTGGCATCCCTCTTAAACATCCAGGAACCTTATCTGATGCGACACCAGAGAGCTCCATGGGACCCAGTCAAGTAAAAGAAAATCCCCCAAAAAGCTGTTCTGTACAAGAGTTGGCACCAGAGAAATTCCCATTGAACAACAATGaatctgtgtgtttttgcaaaGCAGACATTGCAGTTGGACAGACCATGGAAGCCTATGTCTCAACCATCATTGGCCCTCAGTCTTTCTGGTGTCAGTCGGCTAATTCAGATGAACTTGACAAGATCACAAAAATGGTCAGTGAAGCTGGCAGTGAGGTGCAGTGCAAACCAGTTGAGATTGACACCCTTTCCACTGGAAGTCCATGCATTGCTATTTTTACAGATGACGAGCAGTTGTATCGTGCAGAAGTCAGAAGCATAGAAGGAGATTACCTGTCCATTCTCTTTATTGATTATGGAAATGAGTCCCGAGTTAACATAAAAGATGTACGAGCATTGCCTCCTCTGCTGTTAAACATTCCTCCACAAGCTTTCCTCTGCCAGCTCGAAGGGTTTGATGCATCTCAAGGCACCTGGGATGACAAGGCAGCAGACCAGTTGTCAGAGCTGATAACGGACAAGCCTCTTCACCTGACTTTTTTGACAGTGTCCAGTGATGAAGCGGGCCGGACTACATGTTTTGTCCACGTGGAACTTGAAGGCCAAGTGGTAAATGAGGTGATGAAGGCTTACTGGAAGAGCTATACAGTGGACGAACCAGATAGCACTGGCGAGTCAACTCCATGTGCCAATCCATCATTGCCATGTGAATCAGTGCAGATTGGGGAACAAACAGCTGTGATGGATCCCTGTCCACAAGAACCATCTAAAACCaccacaaaacaaacatttgacACTTTAGTTCCAAGTACAGTTCAAGAAGAACTTGACGATGGGTTCCATGAGGGCCACAAGGATTGTCCAACAATCTTTCCAGGTACAAGTCAGAAGCATGCTGACGAGGACCCATACTTGAAGAGCACACTTGAAAATACAGATTTTGACATTGGCCAGAAAGATGAGACTGAGTCAACCACAGACCTCCTGGATAAAGACAGAGAACCAACTGAGAAGGAGGAGTTTGAAGTACTGCAGACAGTTGAAGAGAGGACAGATTTGCCTGCAGCGTTATCCAACATGGTGGAAGATGATACAAAGACGGTAACCGTGATTGAGATATGTAAAGAGCAACTCAATGAAGCAGAACAGACGGATTGTTTGTCAGACAGTTGTGTTTCCAGTGGTGATAAACTTACACTGGCCTTGGTTGCCAACCAGAACGTGCTCAAAGAAGACTGTGTGGATCAAGATAGGTTGCAGGTTTTATTGTTGGACCAAGCCTCAAGTGTGGTTGACTCAGAATCTGCCCGGTTATTAGAAGAGGTCCCTAAAGAGACAACTTTGCCACATGGTGACCAGAGCCAAGATAATATGTACACAGACGTCTTCAAACTGCATGTAGAGAACACCTTGGAGAGCCCAGAGCCCAGTCACACTGCCCCAGAGGATCTTAAAAGCAAAGATAAGGACTCTTGCGTCACATCTGAAGAGCTCAAAAATCTGCGCAAAGAACTTGAGTCCATAGACCTGAATGAAGAGAGCATCTCTGACACTGTTCTTGAGACTG GTTGGGTCAATTGTCTTTCAGAGTTTGGTCGACTTCAGAGGGCCGGGGAGAACATTGCTGTTGGATCCAATTATGTAATCTGGTCCATAGCCAGGAAGACCTGGTGCAAAGTAAAGGTTTTGAAAGTCTTTGAAGACTCAGTCAAG gtTCTTCTGGTTGAGCATGATTCTGAAATGGTGGTAGATCCACAGAATATCTTATGCACGTCTTCAGAGTCTGAGCAA AGTGAACCGGACGAGAGTGAACATCAGTTTGACACTGCCTCGTCAAATGAAGGGTCCCAGTATT ACTTGGATGAGGATACTGACGACAGCGACAACACAATCTCAGGAGATGACCCCAACAATACAACTTCAGAGAAATTG GCTGTTTTGGATGAGGTGGTTGGTCCAGACCAAGCGGTTGAG AAACACAACAATTCTGACTCATCCCAGGTCCGGGACATTTTCGATCTCTCTCCTTCGGCACCATTGGAGGACTGTTGTG AGGAGAGAGTTGAGAGTTCAGATGCGACCACAGCGGATGCCCTATCCTGTATCCCTGCACAGGACAAG TTGAGGGTGGATGTAAAAGAGGTGCAGCTTTCTTCTGAACCAAATACAG AGAATCCAATGCGAAGAGTAACAAAACAACATGAAGTTGACTTTTCAATATCAGCTTACGATACACCCGTGTCCGAGACGGAAGCGGCTGTGTCCGAGACGAAAGCGGCTGTGTCCGCTGATGTGGAGAACGAGTCCAGGGTTATCATCCAAGAAGACAAG GATGTCCTTGTTTCAGAAGCCTCTTGTCCTGAACAATGTAGATACG AGTTTGAAGAAGGGACCGAGGCAGAAGTTGTGGCCAGTGCTGTCTCACAGGATGGG GATATTGTGGTAGCTGATTATGTGAAGGCTTCCAATCTTGATGCTTTTG AGCATCAGATGAACTCTGTGACCCACCTCACCTTGAAAGTTGAGGACTGCTCTGACGAGGACAGTGTTATCTTTGTGAGTGAGACTCTCCCTGCCAATCAGCAGTTGAGGGACTAA